TTGAGCGAATTTACCCGGATGCGACGCGGGCCAAGCTCCTTTGCGAGTGATCGGGAGATCGCATCCACCGCGGCCTTGGTCGCGCTGTAAACCGAAGCGCCGGCGGGGGCGGCCGTGCTCACGAGCGAACTGATATTGATGATGACCCCGCCGGCTTCGGGCTCGAATTGCGCCGCGGCTTGCTGCGAAGCGAGCAGGAGGCCGAGGACGTTGAGGTCGAACTGCCGGTGGAAGTGCGTTTCGGTGACCTCCGCAAGCGGAGCGAAGTCGAAAATGCCGGCGTTGTTGACAAGGATGTCGATCCGTCCGAACGCGGCTTTGGCTTCGGCGAAGAGACGATCGATGTCCGGTTTTTTCGATACATCGGCCTGCATGGCGATGGCTTTGCCGCCGGCGGCGGTGATGGTCGAAACGACCCGCTCGGCCGCTTCACGGCTGGAGGCGTAATTGACGACAACAGTCGCGCCGGCGGCGGCGAGGTGGCGGGCGATGGCGGCGCCGAT
This genomic stretch from Termitidicoccus mucosus harbors:
- a CDS encoding SDR family NAD(P)-dependent oxidoreductase; translation: MSTITHKLAGKTALVTGASKGIGAAIARHLAAAGATVVVNYASSREAAERVVSTITAAGGKAIAMQADVSKKPDIDRLFAEAKAAFGRIDILVNNAGIFDFAPLAEVTETHFHRQFDLNVLGLLLASQQAAAQFEPEAGGVIINISSLVSTAAPAGASVYSATKAAVDAISRSLAKELGPRRIRVNSLNPGMVETEGFHAAGFEGSDFQKDVVSRTPLGRIGQPDDIGRVAVFLASDDSGWVTGQSLPVSGGSS